A single genomic interval of Camelina sativa cultivar DH55 chromosome 11, Cs, whole genome shotgun sequence harbors:
- the LOC104725907 gene encoding phytosulfokine receptor 2-like, with amino-acid sequence MVIILLFAFFVGSSVSLTCHPSDLSALREFAGSLKNGSVTESWLDDSRCCEWDGVFCEGGDVSGRVTKLVLSEKGLEGAVSGSLGELSELRLLDLSRNQLKGELPSEISKLEQLEVLDLSHNLLSGSVSGTVSSLKLIQSLNISCNSLSGNLSDVGMFPGLVMLNVSNNVFEGEIHPELCSSSCEIQVLDLSMNRLVGNLDGLYNCSKSIQRLHVDGNRLTGQIPDSLYTIQELEQLSVSGNYLSGELSQNLSNLSGLKSLLISENRFSGVIPDVFGNLTRLEHLDVSSNKLSGKFPPSLSQCSKLRVLDLRNNSLSGSINLNFTVFTDLCVLDLASNHFSGPLPDSLGHCPKMKILSLAKNEFSGKIPYTFKNLKSLLFLSLSNNSFVDFSETMNVLQHCRNLSTLILSKNFIGEEIPSNVTGFNNLAILALGNCGLRGRIPSWLLNCKKLEVLDLSWNRFYGTIPPWIGKMESLFYLDFSNNTLTGEIPVAITELKNLIHLNGTASQMTDSSGIPLYVKRNKSSSGLPYNQVSRFPPSIYLNNNRLNGTILPELGRLKELHMLDLSRNNFTGTIPDSISQLDNLEVLDLSYNHLYGSIPLSFQSLTFLSRFSVAYNRLTGAIPSGGQFYSFPHSSFEGNLGLCRTIDSPCNVLMSNMLNPKGSSRSNNSGRRFGRSSIVLLTISLAVGITLLLSVILLRISRKDADDRINDVDEETISGVPKPLGPSKIVLFHSCGCKDLSVEDLLKSTNSFSQANIIGCGGFGLVYKANFPDGSKAAVKRLSGDCGQMEREFQAEVEALSRAEHKNLVSLQGYCKHGNDRLLIYSFMENGSLDYWLHERVDGNMTLKWDVRLKIAQGAARGLAYLHKVCEPNVIHRDVKSSNILLDEKFEAHLADFGLARLLRPYDTHVTTDLVGTLGYIPPEYSQSLIATCRGDVYSFGVVLLELVTGRRPVEVCKGKSCRDLVSRVFQMKAEKREAELIDTTIRENVNEKTVLEMLEIACRCIDHEPRRRPLIEEVVAWLEDLPMESFQQQ; translated from the coding sequence ATGGTGATCATTCTCCTTTTTGCCTTCTTTGTTGGTTCATCTGTGAGCCTGACATGTCACCCCAGCGACTTATCTGCACTCCGGGAGTTCGCAGGATCGTTGAAGAATGGTTCTGTTACTGAATCTTGGTTAGACGATTCACGTTGTTGTGAATGGGATGGTGTGTTTTGTGAGGGGGGTGATGTTTCTGGTCGAGTTACAAAGTTGGTTCTTTCTGAAAAGGGTTTGGAAGGTGCGGTTTCTGGTTCTTTAGGAGAGTTGAGTGAGCTGCGGTTACTTGATCTCTCTCGTAACCAGCTCAAAGGCGAATTGCCCTCGGAGATTTCCAAGTTAGAGCAGCTTGAAGTTCTTGATTTGAGCCATAATCTGTTATCAGGGTCAGTTTCTGGAACGGTTTCCAGTTTAAAGCTGATTCAGTCGCTGAACATTTCCTGCAACTCGCTGAGCGGGAATCTGTCAGATGTTGGAATGTTTCCTGGTCTTGTAATGCTTAATGTAAGCAACAATGTGTTCGAGGGTGagattcatcctgaactctgcAGCTCATCTTGTGAGATTCAGGTTCTTGATTTGTCCATGAATCGTTTGGTGGGGAATCTTGATGGCTTGTACAATTGCAGCAAATCTATTCAGCGGCTCCATGTTGACGGCAACAGATTGACTGGCCAAATTCCAGACTCTCTTTATACGATTCAGGAGTTGGAGCAGCTATCAGTCTCTGGAAACTACTTATCCGGAGAGTTAAGTCAGAACTTGAGCAACCTCTCTGGTCTTAAGTCTCTGTTGATTTCTGAAAACCGGTTCTCTGGTGTAATTCCGGATGTTTTTGGTAACCTCACTCGATTGGAACACCTCGACGTAAGCTCCAACAAGCTCTCTGGCAAGTTTCCGCCAAGCTTATCTCAATGCTCAAAACTACGGGTGCTTGATCTTAGGAACAACTCATTATCCGGTTCTATCAATCTCAACTTCACTGTATTTACCGATCTTTGCGTGCTCGATCTCGCCAGTAATCATTTCTCCGGACCTCTTCCAGATTCCCTTGGCCATTGTCCCAAGATGAAGATCTTGAGTTTGGCGAAAAACGAGTTCAGTGGCAAAATCCCCTACACCTTCAAGAATCTGAAGTCTCTCCTGTTCCTGTCCTTATCCAacaacagttttgtggatttctCTGAGACGATGAATGTGCTGCAACATTGCAGGAATCTCTCCACTCTTATCCTCTCAAAGAACTTCATCGGCGAGGAGATACCAAGCAATGTCACCGGTTTCAACAACCTCGCTATTTTAGCCCTCGGAAACTGCGGTCTTAGGGGTCGGATTCCGAGCTGGCTACTAAATTGCAAGAAGCTAGAAGTTCTTGATCTCTCTTGGAATCGGTTTTATGGAACTATCCCTCCTTGGATTGGTAAGATGGAGAGTCTGTTCTACTTAGACTTCTCAAACAACACTTTAACTGGAGAGATCCCTGTAGCCATAACCGAGCTCAAGAATCTGATCCATCTAAACGGCACCGCTTCTCAGATGACTGACTCTTCCGGAATACCTCTCTATGTCAAGCGGAACAAGAGCTCGAGCGGTCTTCCCTATAACCAAGTTTCAAGATTCCCGCCATCTATCTATTTGAACAATAACCGCCTCAACGGGACGATCTTGCCGGAGTTGGGACGTTTGAAAGAGCTTCACATGCTGGATTTGAGCAGGAACAACTTCACAGGGACAATACCTGACTCCATTTCACAGCTTGACAATTTAGAGGTTCTTGATTTGTCGTACAATCATCTCTACGGTTCGATTCCTCTCTCGTTTCAGAGTCTCACTTTCTTGTCGAGGTTCAGCGTTGCTTATAACCGTCTCACTGGCGCGATCCCATCTGGAGGTCAGTTCTACAGCTTCCCACACTCGAGCTTTGAAGGAAACTTAGGACTTTGTCGCACTATTGATTCTCCTTGCAATGTTCTGATGAGCAACATGTTGAATCCGAAAGGTTCTTCACGTAGTAACAACAGTGGCAGAAGGTTCGGGAGAAGCAGCATTGTTTTACTCACCATAAGTCTTGCCGTGGGGATCACTCTGCTTCTTTCTGTTATTCTACTAAGGATTTCAAGAAAAGACGCTGACGATCGAATCAATGACGTTGATGAGGAAACTATCAGCGGTGTTCCAAAACCTCTCGGGCCATCAAAGATTGTGCTATTTCATAGCTGCGGATGCAAGGATCTGAGTGTTGAGGATTTGTTGAAATCTACAAACAGTTTCAGTCAGGCTAACATTATAGGCTGCGGCGGGTTTGGTCTTGTCTACAAAGCTAATTTCCCTGATGGCTCGAAAGCAGCGGTGAAGAGGCTATCTGGTGACTGCGGGCAGATGGAACGTGAGTTCCAAGCGGAAGTCGAAGCATTGTCTCGAGCGGAACACAAGAATCTAGTCTCTCTTCAAGGCTACTGCAAGCACGGAAACGATAGGCTGCTTATCTATTCGTTTATGGAGAATGGAAGCTTAGATTATTGGTTGCACGAGCGGGTGGACGGGAATATGACTCTCAAATGGGATGTGAGATTGAAGATAGCTCAAGGTGCAGCGCGCGGGCTTGCTTACTTGCATAAGGTCTGTGAACCTAATGTTATCCACAGGGACGTGAAATCGAGTAACATTCTGTTAGATGAGAAGTTTGAAGCTCATCTTGCGGATTTTGGTCTAGCGAGGTTGCTTAGGCCGTACGATACTCATGTGACTACTGATTTGGTTGGGACATTGGGTTATATTCCTCCTGAGTATAGCCAGTCTTTGATTGCGACGTGTAGAGGAGATGTTTACAGTTTTGGTGTTGTGCTTTTGGAGCTTGTTACGGGGCGTAGACCTGTGGAAGTCTGTAAAGGGAAAAGCTGCAGAGATTTGGTGTCAAGGGTGTTTCAGATGAAGGCCGAGAAGCGTGAAGCTGAGCTTATCGATACAACAATACGCGAAAATGTTAACGAGAAAACTGTTTTGGAGATGTTAGAGATTGCTTGCAGATGCATTGACCATGAACCTAGAAGACGACCGTTGATTGAAGAGGTTGTGGCTTGGCTTGAAGATCTTCCCATGGAGTCTTTTCAACAACAATGA
- the LOC104725908 gene encoding uncharacterized protein LOC104725908 isoform X2, with amino-acid sequence MGKVASDKCHKWVFKEPSESEPNLANYWQSSFDALPPEWTDQFESGIQTIAVIQAGHGLLQLGSCKIIPEDLHFVLRMRQMFESIGYRSGFYLSQLFSSNRTATPSSSLVPNQLPQSQAYNWGSHSPLLPSPSFQNQLPAASARFGFLQDSNAPPPQMLPPMEEHEDDIKWPNGLSLFNALTGRADEASRLLFNQEQQNPMNVENQNEFLSLEGHHHHPNKFRRSYTLPARMDSSSSSTSLDQQPPLEFRNNNSGSNSGLFPDVMETFLR; translated from the exons ATGGGTAAAGTTGCTTCTGATAAATGTCACAAGTGGGTTTTCAAAGAACCATCTGAATCTGAACCAAATCTTGCTAATTACTGGCAGAGTTCTTTTGATGCT CTTCCTCCAGAATGGACCGACCAATTCGAATCAGGCATCCAG ACAATTGCTGTGATTCAAGCTGGACATGGTCTGTTACAGTTAGGTTCTTGCAAGATT atTCCAGAAGATCTTCATTTTGTCTTAAGGATGAGGCAAATGTTTGAATCAATTGGTTACAGATCAGGTTTTTACCTCTCGCAGCTCTTCTCTTCAAACAGAACCGCgactccatcttcttccttggTTCCAAACCAGTTACCTCAGTCTCAAGCTTATAACTGGGGATCACACTCTCCATTGTTACCTTCCCCTAGCTTTCAGAACCAACTACCAGCAGCATCAGCCCGATTCGGTTTCCTTCAAGATAGCAATGCACCTCCTCCTCAGATGCTTCCTCCAATGGAAGAACACGAAGATGACATCAAATGGCCCAATGGTTTGTCTCTGTTCAATGCCTTGACTGGCCGTGCAGATGAAGCTAGTAGGCTTTTGTTTAACCAGGAGCAGCAGAACCCGATGAATGTCGAGAACCAGAACGAGTTCTTGAGCCTTgaaggtcatcatcatcatcctaacAAGTTTAGAAGAAGCTATACGTTACCAGCAAGAAtggattcttcatcatcatcaacctcgCTCGATCAGCAACCACCACTGGAGTTTAGGAACAATAACTCCGGAAGCAACTCAGGTTTGTTCCCTGACGTTATGGAGACGTTCTTGAGGTGA
- the LOC104725908 gene encoding uncharacterized protein LOC104725908 isoform X1 has product MVGSGVGGGDRSKDAVGMMALHEALRSVCLNSDWIYSVFWTIRPRPRVRGGNGCKIGDESGSLMLMWEDGFCGGGRSGEDLCVEPDIEGEDLVRKAFSKMSIQLYNYGEGLMGKVASDKCHKWVFKEPSESEPNLANYWQSSFDALPPEWTDQFESGIQTIAVIQAGHGLLQLGSCKIIPEDLHFVLRMRQMFESIGYRSGFYLSQLFSSNRTATPSSSLVPNQLPQSQAYNWGSHSPLLPSPSFQNQLPAASARFGFLQDSNAPPPQMLPPMEEHEDDIKWPNGLSLFNALTGRADEASRLLFNQEQQNPMNVENQNEFLSLEGHHHHPNKFRRSYTLPARMDSSSSSTSLDQQPPLEFRNNNSGSNSGLFPDVMETFLR; this is encoded by the exons atggtGGGTTCAGGAGTTGGAGGAGGAGATAGAAGCAAAGATGCTGTAGGAATGATGGCACTTCATGAAGCACTTAGAAGCGTCTGTCTTAACTCCGACTggatttactctgttttctggACCATTCGTCCCCGACC GAGGGTCCGTGGTGGTAATGGCTGCAAGATTGGTGATGAAAGTGGCAGCTT GATGTTGATGTGGGAAGATGGGTTTtgcggaggaggaagaagtggTGAGGATCTTTGTGTGGAACCAGACATTGAAGGTGAAGATCTTGTCAGAAAAGCTTTCAGCAAGATGTCCATTCAGTTATATAATTATGGAGAAGG ATTGATGGGTAAAGTTGCTTCTGATAAATGTCACAAGTGGGTTTTCAAAGAACCATCTGAATCTGAACCAAATCTTGCTAATTACTGGCAGAGTTCTTTTGATGCT CTTCCTCCAGAATGGACCGACCAATTCGAATCAGGCATCCAG ACAATTGCTGTGATTCAAGCTGGACATGGTCTGTTACAGTTAGGTTCTTGCAAGATT atTCCAGAAGATCTTCATTTTGTCTTAAGGATGAGGCAAATGTTTGAATCAATTGGTTACAGATCAGGTTTTTACCTCTCGCAGCTCTTCTCTTCAAACAGAACCGCgactccatcttcttccttggTTCCAAACCAGTTACCTCAGTCTCAAGCTTATAACTGGGGATCACACTCTCCATTGTTACCTTCCCCTAGCTTTCAGAACCAACTACCAGCAGCATCAGCCCGATTCGGTTTCCTTCAAGATAGCAATGCACCTCCTCCTCAGATGCTTCCTCCAATGGAAGAACACGAAGATGACATCAAATGGCCCAATGGTTTGTCTCTGTTCAATGCCTTGACTGGCCGTGCAGATGAAGCTAGTAGGCTTTTGTTTAACCAGGAGCAGCAGAACCCGATGAATGTCGAGAACCAGAACGAGTTCTTGAGCCTTgaaggtcatcatcatcatcctaacAAGTTTAGAAGAAGCTATACGTTACCAGCAAGAAtggattcttcatcatcatcaacctcgCTCGATCAGCAACCACCACTGGAGTTTAGGAACAATAACTCCGGAAGCAACTCAGGTTTGTTCCCTGACGTTATGGAGACGTTCTTGAGGTGA
- the LOC104725909 gene encoding uncharacterized protein LOC104725909: MAALFIGKRGMINIYRALPRHYNNNTLRCFTAQGSNGGGESSASMNEARQEAMGTSTDAKAPDVSLSYAADTAKEGLKRATDLAKEESGDAPTEEAATVAGGEDESEENVTVGEIGTVKGQDQS; encoded by the exons ATGGCGGCTTTGTTTATTGGCAAGAGAGGAATGATAAACATCTACAGAGCTTTGCCGAGACACTACAATAACAACACTCTTCGTTGCTTCACCGCTCAA GGAAGCAACGGAGGTGGAGAGTCATCTGCGAGTATGAACGAGGCAAGACAAGAGGCCATGGGGACAAGTACAGATGCTAAGGCACCTGATGTTTCACTCAGCTATGCAGCAGATACTGCAAAAGAAGGGTTAAAACGAGCCACAGATTTAGCCAAGGAAGAGAGCGGAGACGCTCCCACAGAGGAGGCAGCAACGGTTGCAGGCGGCGAAGATGAGAGTGAAGAGAATGTGACAGTGGGTGAGATAGGAACTGTTAAAGGGCAAGATCAATCTTGA